The region attttattgtttatatatatatatatatatatatatatatatatatatatatatatatatatatatatatatatatatatatatagttattaTTTTGAATTCAGGACTTAACTGGTTAAAAATCAACTCCAAATGAACCCGGAAGTGTGCTTCATTTCCAGTTAATGATTGATTTAAGGAGGTCTGACGTCTCATCCCCCTAAGGAACCCTACTTTCTAAAATAGCAAGACATACCTAGAaatataataatagtaattcCCTTAATTACAAGAGGTGACGTATTTACGTAATAAAGTTCTGCTGTTAATATGAGGCCGGCAGATAAAAACGTTAGTGGTAGATGGAAAGccattttaagatttaattattttttttttaatttaaaaagtgcatcTGTCTATAATTACTTAGTATTTTTGCTATGCTTGTCTAATATTAAAGTGTTCATAATAACATTGAACTGTCAccctacatattttttttctccataaaagTGTTTAAATCTCTCCCTCTGTTTAGTTGTACTGTTGTCCAGTTCTGGTCTAAGTTGTCTAAATATTAACAATTGTGAACTAGAGTTGATCAAGTTCTGTTAGTTCAGTTCAGACTCAGTGAAAACGTTGAAATATTCCTTTAGCGTAGCACTTAGGGGAAGCAGATGCCAACTTCAGGTACATCCAGCTAACTGCAAAACAGCTACTCTTAGAAAAAGCAAACCCTTCCCTTCTCATTACAGTAAACATAGAAAAATCAGTCTATCATTGTGCTCAAGACCAATGAGACACATTTCATACTCATTTTGTGTATTAGGTTTGCAGCTGCACCTGCTTATCCTGCTGCCTCGCAGCAagaaggttgtgggttcgaATCCCCGCCATGGTCTTTATGTATAAGTgagttctctctgggtactctacCACAGTCCAATCGCGTGACTGTTAGGGTAAATTCTCCAATTTAAAATtgctcgtgtgtgtgtgtgtatgtatgagtgtgtgtctgtgtggcaCTGTGATGGACTGACGACCAGTCCAGTGTGTCTCACCCagtgaccctgcctctcgcctaTTGACTGGTAGAGGTAGACACCACTCACCCCCCCCCCATTCGAGGATCCATGTTTAGAGACAATGGGACGATGGATGGAGTTTGCATCTCTTAGAAAACATCTTAACTGTGATTATTAATTATACTAATGTCTGACAACAATGATGTTTGAAATATCTAAAATGCTGATTTGGCTGGGAAGGATGTcattctagattttttttaaattctttatgtaatttttacGAGTAGAAGCTCTGATCTCAAATGCCTTTATTACGACTATTGGCAAGTATTATTTTAGATATCCTATATTGACATCAGTAATTAGGCTAATGTCAACAGTGAAAGTTAGCTTGTGGGGACGTGTTGTCATTGTAggtctctaaaaaaaaaattcacaaatgtTATCACTTTTTGCAGATATTGCTAATATAACTCAGGATATCAAAACCTCAACTAGTAGCAGTGCTATGTCTACTATTCGTATCTTTTGATTATTTAAGAGCAACTTTCATgttctggttttactggtttattAACGAGTAGCAACATTTAATGTTTGGGATTCCTGAAATGTTGATTGTTTGTAGGTTGAATGTCTTTCTAAATGTctgaagtttgatttttgttggtTAGAAACACTGCATTCATGGAAATCCTCCAACAGCCCACCTGTGTGtctattaaatgttaaaagggTTTGCCACGGCCAGTGTTTGATGCCTCCCTTCCTTAATAAAGGTGCGCGACGTCAGAGCAGCGTGGAAATgtgtctgtgcgtgtgtgtgtggggggtgtgtgtgtgtgtgtgtgtgtgtgtgtgtgtgtgtgtgtgtgtgtgtgtgtgtgtgtgtgtgttagagagaggaggtggggggagagagagagagagagagagagagagagagtatgGGAGGAGACCGTCGTGCACAATGCGCATGTGCAGACGGTGAGATCTGTGCTGCGGTGGAGCAGGGACTGGACACACACCGCTAGAGAGATGGCGCGGCACCCGACCGGAGCGCAAGGACAGCTGGTTGGCGACGGGGGGGCTTGAattacaaagaagaagaaaaatatatggttttaaaagcaaaaaaaaaaaaaaaaaaaaaggcaaaaaaaagagaaaaggataAACACAAGCATATttagatatatatttaaagaagaagaataacAGGTTGTGAAGAGACATTTCATTCTTGGAGAGCGGCGGCAGAGAGGTAGGAGAATAATCGAATATTGTAACACAGAGGGATCTGGAGAGGTGGCTGCTGCACGGAAGACaccaaaaagcaacaaaagcaaactgaacTTTACTGGACGCGTGGACTTCCTTTACGTCGGCTTACGGCAGTAGGTCAGATAGATGGTTTGTTCACAGCGCTGCCCGGATCATGAACGCGCAGCTGTCGATGGAGAACATAGGCGACCTGCACGGAGTGAGCCATGAGTCCGTCGCCGGCCACGGAGAGCTGCTGAGCGGCCACAGTCCGCACTCCCGCCCGAGCCCGCGGGGTCTGAGCCACCGCGCTATGGGCATGGCCACCCTACTGGACAGCGGAGACTATCACCCCGGGCACCCGGGACACCTGCATCCAGCCATCAGCATGTGCGAAGCCCCCCACGGCATGAGCGCGAGCACCACTTACACCACCCTGACCCCCCTGCAGCCCTTACCTCCCATCTCTACCGTGTCAGATAAGTTTCCCccccatcaccaccaccaccaccatccccACCATCCGCACCCGCACCCGCACCAGCGGCTCCCCGGGAACGTCAGCGGCAGCTTCACGTTGATGCGGGAGGACCGCAGCTTGGCGCCCATGAACAGTCTGTATCCCGCGTACCATCACAAAGACCCCTGCATGGGCCAGAGCCTCTCCCCGCTGTCTGGTTCTGGACTGGCCAGCATACACACGTCTCAGGCCGGCATCCCTCCATACGCTCACCCCGGCGCCGCCATGCCCGGCGAGAAGATGCTCACGCCCAGCGGGTTCGAGGCTCACCATCCGGCCATGCTCAGCAGACACGCCGAGCAGCACATGACCTCCTCCGCCGGGATGGTGCAACTCAACGGCCTGCATCATCACCCGCACGCCCACCTCGGCGCGCAGGGCCACGGCCAGGGGCTGGGTAGCAATCGGGAGCAGGCCTCCGGGCCTGGGCACCAAGGTggcggcggaggaggaggaggcggcggcggtggtggtggtggtggtgtttCTGGGGGACAGATGGAGGAGGTGAATACCAAAGAAGTCGCGCAGAGGATCACCACGGAGCTGAAGCGCTACAGCATCCCTCAGGCCATCTTTGCTCAGCGGGTCCTGTGCAGGTCTCAGGGGACCCTGTCCGACCTGCTGAGGAACCCCAAGCCCTGGTCGAAGCTCAAGTCCGGCAGAGAGACGTTTCGTCGCATGTGGAAGTGGCTGCAGGAGCCTGAGTTCCAACGCATGAGCGCACTCAGGCTCGCAGGTGAGCGAAGCCTCGGTAAAGcacctcctttttttcccccctatttatttattgctttcatTCTTACAAATACCCGCTATGAAAATTGATGGAACATTTGACCCCTTCGCTGAACAGTTTGCAACTCATGTGGGCTGAGGTAACATTCCGCCTGTTTATTAATTAAACTATAGAAACACTAAATTGATTTTGACAACATGGGTCATTTTCAGTGTAGAGGTTCCCTCCAGGCTGACTGATCCTCACGGCATGAAGAGATGATCTAATCTCCAATGTTGAAggttatgaatttaaaaaaaaaaaatccaaacttacTTTCAAGATTATTGTTGTTAAAGCGATGTGTTTATAAGCGATTAAGCATGTAATAATTCATTGTGAGGGTTTAAAAATCGATGTGCTTCATCATTGCAGAAAAAAAGCGTTGCTCcggcatcttttttttttttttttttactgtttctagAGTCATTTTGGGCTTGTGTGAAACAAGGGCTCATGTCACTTTGCCTCCAAACTATCGATCGCAGCACTGTTCGTAAACCGATCCGTCTCCAAGAAATCATTAGAGGAACGTGTTTATTTTGGTGTCGATGCAACTGATcagctcttcttttttcctctctctcttttttttttttttttttgctgctggcCTTCTGCTTGTAAACAGAGGAAAGTTTATGTGgggatgggtgtgtgtgtgtgtgtgtgtgtgtgtgtgtgtgtgtgtgtgtgtgtgtgtgtgtgtgtgtgtgtgtgtgtgtgtgtgtgtgtgtgtgtgtgtgtgtgtgagagtgggTGATAAACTCGATTTAAATGTTAACTTGAGTTGGTGTCATGCATAATTTAGCAGGTGAAGATTGCTTGGGCcgtggctttaaaaaaaataaaataaaatagactaACCCTGTTAAGACAAGTGGGGAGGGACAATAAACGTGTGTTACGACAGAATCCAATAGACGGATTCGTGGTCGGAGCTGAGGAACCGAATCTGACTCGACTGAAGTTTGTGTAATTAACCGATGGGCGTGTGGTCGAATTTGTCCCTCAGGTAGGGCCACGGGTTCAATTTACAGGTGCGGGCAGTGAGGGCCAAAAAGCACGAGAGGGTTCATAGACAGTTGTCGATATTAGAAATGTGCAAATGAATGGACGTTGGTAAaaactgaatatatatatatatatatatatatatatatatatatatatatatatatatataagtttatGTGgggatgggtgtgtgtgtgtgtgtgtgtgtgtgtgtgtgtgtgtgtgtgtgtgtgtgtgtgtgtgtatatatatatatatatatatatatatatatatatatatatatatgggggGGCtgcgtgtgtgagagagagaaagagagagagtgtgtgtgggtgtgcgtgtggcGACTGTAATCGCATTGATTACTTTTCAGTTTTCCCATCTGCTGCTACTCctgcaggtgtgtatgtgtgtgtgcacgcgcGCGCTTTGACGGAGGATTTTATCACTAATATCTATAAAATCAGCTTGAAAATGTAggtttcatattattattattattattattattattattattattattattattattattattatcattattattattattattattgttattattattatttgaaggCTGTCGTTATATCGGATGGGAATTTCATAGTTTGAGCTATCGAGTCCGTAAATGAAGTGAAACTCGTGTCGTTGATGTGAACATTCACTGGGAGCCTGGATTCTAGTCGTCCAGCTAAATCAGAGGTGTTATTGAGCCTGGTCGTAATTCTTGAGAGCATAtagctgttttgtttgtgtctcaacgaaaaaaaaaaaccaaaaaaacaatgaaacaactttaaaaaaaaaaaaaaaaggttttcaatatttaaaaaaaataatagaaaatgcCACAGGATAGAGATCTAATGATTCAAAAGTGGAAtacatgaacacattttttaaacaaaaacttgttCAAAtcatatatgtataaaatgaGGGTTTAACATCATTTTCAGAGAATAGCTCTATAGATCTAGGCCCACACTATTGATCCGGCCGTTGCTAGGAGAATCTGATCATGTGCTGAAGGAGATGTGATATGCTTATTGATTTCAGGCTTCTGGTATTAATCTCGGGTCTTTTCTGGTTTCCCCACGTAATCACTTATATGAAATGtctgaatagaatagaatagaatagaatagaatagaatagaatatttgggtttcctgttgggtttagtaGTAGATCACTAAATAGTTATTGCAGTACatctgctgcatttttatttttctgcacacAAATCTGTTTGCTGAAACGCGGGACTTCTCTGCGCAGGTCCAGcagtgtgtgtggtgtgttttcACTGTGTGAAGTTATCTGCGCGTTTGTAATGATTAGCCGGGAGCAGCAGTGGTACTGTTTGAGCCTGTCCGTGTGTGATTAGGCTGATAATGAGGCCGTTGTTAGGTCCCACGCTTTCCTGggaaatctctctctctctctctctgtctctctctctctctctctctgcatgGCCTCCTCCTCGCACCGTGGCCGTGGCCGCTCCGCGGTGGCTCCTGCTGCTGTCTGAGTGGCCTTCACTCCTGCTGATTTATAGCGGCCCTTAACACAAGGGGCTCCGGCTCTCTGTTAATATTTACCAGCGCTGGAGACACCGGGCAGCTCGTACACGCCATTatagctctctctctctctctctctctctctctctctctctctctctctctctctctctctctctctctctctctctctctttatggTCATGCCAACGTAGGCCGCTGTGCTACACTTTAGCGCAAACTCAAGGCAAAACCCGCTCGCTTCATTTGAAGaaacattatattaaaaaatgaatgtcGTATTTGTACCTGAGGCTTTAAGTGGAAATCCCTATAGTGACTTAATACATTCTCCACGCAATATCTCCAATCTTTCTGCATGCAAATGGCTTATTTAGCTGTTATCCTGCTGAAGGTTTGCTAATGAAAGCCCTTAATCACTCCATCCATTAATTAGTGCTGCTTTAAAAGAATGCTTGCTGATAAGAACTTTGCCATTCATTAATTACTCCCCCCAGTGAGAGCGCACGCTGGCTTTCGCTCTGACCCTTTAGTAGCCTGCgtctgccccctgctggtttcGACCCGTCGGTGCGCTTTGGTTTGCCTGGCTGTGCTGTATTTGActtgataaaacataaaacgaaacaacaacgaaaaactcaaaaagttaAACAGCAGCAGAATACAAATTatacatttgcttaatttttttaattatatatatatatatatatatatatatatatatatatatatatatatatatatatatatatatatatatatatatatatatatatatatatatatatatatatatatatatattctcaaatgtcttatttaaagtgcgtttttttgttttgttttttgttgttgttgttgtttgttttcagcaccatggacagcgCTCACCATTCCCCGTTTATGcactacaaaaaagaaaataaaactaattttggtAGGTATTGAGAATGTCATTAAAACTCTGTACgttttaataaaatgcagtaGAGGGCAAtgcaataataattaaattctacttcttataattttttatttatttatttttttacccaaaaCAATGTCTCTTTGATTAGGCTTTAACTGAATTATGTATCAATTGAAGGAGAGGCTACAGGGCTGGTATGTTTATGAAGACAGGGTTATAAATAACTACATCGACTTAGCATGAGCTCAAAACAGTTATGAAACGTGGCTGAGAAAGTTTATGGTTTGGAGTTTGTGTCCAACTTTAcctgttttaagtcaaactTGGTGTCAAGCTAAGCTAGCACACCAAAgttgttggtgtgtgtgtgtgtgtgtgtgtgtggaggggggttGTTGTTtgaatggatttttaaaaagatatttaatagGATTTTCTTACTTGAACCCAAACCCCttacttgattttgttttggtttttttaaatggaCGACGAACCAGatgactgtataaaaaaaaggtCAGGATTTTACCACCTAGTACAGAAGCACATGCAAAGCTTATATCTGTACGCTAATGAATGTATTTGGGAAGCTATATGTCAGCGATGgacttaaaattttatcacAGTATTTGCTGCTGCCATcatgacaataaaaaatgacaataataacTATTTATTACATCTTTTTCATGTAACTGTATGACTGTGACTGTGTGTCACCATAattatagccccacaaacacaaaaaatgctCTTGACAAACATTCCCACTTGTAACGTTCTTCTGTAAGACACATGTCgtataaagaagtgtgatttgtttcGCCAAATTGCACACAGGAgctgtattttcaaatttattggtatttatcGCTGCTTTCATTGAACAGAACATGGAGAAAATAGTACAACTACCAATAACAACAACAGTGGTTTGAGAAActttaattggaatttattgagACAACGATAAATCAACACTCATACCataataagaaatttatcatgataaattataaagaatatgatacgataaatgcccacacCTATGATATCAGTGTTAATCAGGTGTATTTAGTATTGCTCAATCATTTGTGCTTGTCGGTTTTAAATGAACAACGCTCCCTTTGAATTGCAGAGGTTTTGCgcttttatttgattaataaattataaataagaTGGCAAATATTCCctgttttgttacatttctaaACTTATAAAACAGTGCAGGTAAAACCTAACCGAATCTCAGGTTTTGTTAGAGTTcagcaacacattttaaaaagttggctCTGAGCTATAAAATTCTCTGTTACACGTTAGACTTATATAATTTTTCCTAAGAAACATTGAATAAAACCAGCCCAAATACAGTGCATTCAAATGCATCCGATCTTTTTTGGTTTCGTAGCGAGTTCTCGTCTGAGGAGTGGAGTGCTGTCTTTGCCTGGACCAGCTGCTACCGCCCACGTTGCTCtgagaaaaatgaaagagacagaaaaatccCACTGTGATTTCCTATAGCTCTCTCAATAATTGCTGTGTtagaacaaacacaaataaataaataaacaaataaagcagcACAGTTTCCAGTTTCCAGACTGCTGCTGGATTCCTTTTGGTTGTTAAATGTCAAAGAGAGCTCTCACAGGCATAAAGATCAGCTTGTCAGCATATGTGGTCTTTTACAGATCCGTGAGCATTATTATGACTCTTGACGCAttctttgttgctgttttttgggggggcggCATGAATGGCCACTTATGCGCTGAGACGCATGAAACCTCTGACCGGTTGAtgagactcttttttttttttttctgtttcaaccAAACACGGCGGCAGTTCTAATCCACGACATATTAATGAAATCAGCCAAGGCAGATCTTGTCTGGGTTGTCCAGACGCATTAGAAGTCAACCTCTTGTCAAAACCAATGTGGGCAGTAACAGGAGTGCGATGCATTTataacaaaactttttaaaagagcatgaaaagcaacataatggtaatgttgaaaattaattttctttcagatgttatttgatttaaagaggcagtgttgtgcaaaattgactttttaaagctttacctcatgttataatgttttaaaaacaggagtgttgccttgattccttcatgcatgtttgagaaatcctttaatctccgtGGCGACCATTCGGCTGTGCAAAACACAGCTAGCTCCACCTTCAGaggctcctccttggagctgcagtttccaaacttccgcctcacagagcagctctcccctGTAATTCCCCCAGTCaactcctccagactagccagctgcaattagcaaacacctggtggaactgcgcatctgctgagctcattgtgtGAGATATTTCTCAGTCCAGCGCTCCGACAAATGTTTGTATGCGCTTGATAGAGGGATGCTGgtgtgatgac is a window of Xiphophorus maculatus strain JP 163 A chromosome 4, X_maculatus-5.0-male, whole genome shotgun sequence DNA encoding:
- the onecut1 gene encoding hepatocyte nuclear factor 6 isoform X2, producing the protein MNAQLSMENIGDLHGVSHESVAGHGELLSGHSPHSRPSPRGLSHRAMGMATLLDSGDYHPGHPGHLHPAISMCEAPHGMSASTTYTTLTPLQPLPPISTVSDKFPPHHHHHHHPHHPHPHPHQRLPGNVSGSFTLMREDRSLAPMNSLYPAYHHKDPCMGQSLSPLSGSGLASIHTSQAGIPPYAHPGAAMPGEKMLTPSGFEAHHPAMLSRHAEQHMTSSAGMVQLNGLHHHPHAHLGAQGHGQGLGSNREQASGPGHQGGGGGGGGGGGGGGGGVSGGQMEEVNTKEVAQRITTELKRYSIPQAIFAQRVLCRSQGTLSDLLRNPKPWSKLKSGRETFRRMWKWLQEPEFQRMSALRLAACKRKEQDHGRSERGNVTKKPRLVFTDVQRRTLHAIFKENKRPSKELQLTIAQQLGLELATVSNFFMNARRRSLDKWVDDGSGHAANSGPNVCTKA
- the onecut1 gene encoding hepatocyte nuclear factor 6 isoform X1 gives rise to the protein MNAQLSMENIGDLHGVSHESVAGHGELLSGHSPHSRPSPRGLSHRAMGMATLLDSGDYHPGHPGHLHPAISMCEAPHGMSASTTYTTLTPLQPLPPISTVSDKFPPHHHHHHHPHHPHPHPHQRLPGNVSGSFTLMREDRSLAPMNSLYPAYHHKDPCMGQSLSPLSGSGLASIHTSQAGIPPYAHPGAAMPGEKMLTPSGFEAHHPAMLSRHAEQHMTSSAGMVQLNGLHHHPHAHLGAQGHGQGLGSNREQASGPGHQGGGGGGGGGGGGGGGGVSGGQMEEVNTKEVAQRITTELKRYSIPQAIFAQRVLCRSQGTLSDLLRNPKPWSKLKSGRETFRRMWKWLQEPEFQRMSALRLAGERSLACKRKEQDHGRSERGNVTKKPRLVFTDVQRRTLHAIFKENKRPSKELQLTIAQQLGLELATVSNFFMNARRRSLDKWVDDGSGHAANSGPNVCTKA